One genomic region from Rhizomicrobium palustre encodes:
- the cysT gene encoding sulfate ABC transporter permease subunit CysT, producing the protein MSAKGLSRWRNPSALPGFGLTLGFTLFYLSVIVLIPIAALILRPWSAGFTGFWNIITDPRVLAALKLSFGGAALAALFNAIVGPIVAWVLVRYRFPGKGLLDAVIDLPFALPTAVAGIALSTLYSAQGWLGEPLAQMGIRIAYTPYGVLIALAFIGLPFVVRTIQPVLTDLSRDPEEVAATLGATRLQILWRVVLPSLMPALLTGATLAFARAVGEYGSVIFIAGNLPMRSEIAPLLIIMKLEQYDYAGASAIGVVMLGASFLVIFALNILQNWIGSRR; encoded by the coding sequence ATGAGCGCGAAAGGTCTTTCCCGCTGGAGAAATCCGAGTGCCCTGCCCGGTTTCGGGCTGACACTCGGGTTCACTCTATTTTACTTGTCGGTGATCGTGCTGATCCCGATCGCGGCGCTGATACTCCGCCCGTGGTCGGCAGGCTTCACCGGATTCTGGAACATCATCACGGACCCGCGCGTGCTGGCGGCGTTGAAGCTTTCCTTCGGCGGCGCCGCGCTTGCGGCTTTGTTCAACGCTATCGTCGGGCCTATCGTGGCCTGGGTTCTGGTACGCTATCGCTTTCCCGGCAAAGGGCTGCTTGATGCGGTGATCGATCTGCCCTTCGCTTTGCCCACCGCGGTGGCGGGCATTGCGCTTTCAACGCTCTATTCGGCGCAAGGCTGGCTGGGTGAGCCTTTGGCACAGATGGGCATTCGCATCGCCTATACGCCTTATGGCGTCTTGATCGCGCTTGCCTTTATCGGCCTGCCCTTTGTGGTGCGCACCATTCAACCGGTCTTGACGGATCTCAGCCGTGATCCCGAAGAAGTGGCAGCAACCCTGGGCGCCACGCGGCTGCAAATCCTGTGGCGGGTGGTGCTGCCATCCTTGATGCCCGCGCTTCTGACGGGTGCCACTTTGGCTTTTGCCCGCGCGGTCGGCGAATACGGTTCGGTGATTTTCATCGCAGGCAATCTGCCGATGCGCTCTGAAATCGCGCCGCTGCTGATCATCATGAAACTGGAACAGTACGATTACGCGGGTGCTTCGGCGATCGGCGTGGTGATGCTTGGCGCCTCCTTCCTGGTGATCTTCGCCTTGAACATCTTGCAAAATTGGATTGGCAGCAGGCGATGA
- a CDS encoding sulfate ABC transporter substrate-binding protein, with product MIKLSRRIATAAVFAWAAGTAALAGNVTLLNVSYDPTRELYKDINQAFAAQWKAKTGDTVTINQSHGGSGAQARAVIDGLDADVVTLALAYDIDAISSKGKLLPPTWQKRLPENSTPYTSTYVFLVRKGNPWKIKDWGDLIKPGIQVITPNPKTSGGARWAYLAAWAYAQKAPGGNAEKAKEFVRQLYKHVPVLDTGARGATTTFVQRGIGDVLLAWENEAHLALKEYGAEKFEIVYPKVSIVAEPPVAVVDKNVDRHKTRAVAEAYLQFLYTKQAQEIEAKNFYRPRDPEVLKAYAKTFPSIPLYTIDDVFGGWTKAQATHFADGGVFDQIYTPGR from the coding sequence ATGATCAAATTATCGCGACGCATTGCAACCGCAGCCGTATTTGCTTGGGCAGCAGGCACAGCGGCACTCGCCGGCAATGTCACCTTGCTGAACGTCAGTTATGATCCGACGCGCGAGTTGTATAAGGACATCAATCAGGCCTTTGCCGCGCAATGGAAAGCCAAGACGGGCGATACCGTCACCATCAATCAGAGCCATGGCGGCTCTGGCGCGCAAGCGCGTGCGGTGATCGACGGACTTGATGCGGATGTCGTCACGCTGGCCCTCGCCTATGACATCGACGCCATTTCCAGCAAAGGCAAGCTCTTGCCGCCGACGTGGCAAAAGCGTCTGCCGGAAAACTCCACGCCCTACACCTCGACCTATGTCTTCCTGGTGCGCAAAGGCAATCCCTGGAAGATCAAGGATTGGGGCGATCTGATCAAGCCGGGCATTCAGGTGATCACACCGAATCCGAAAACCTCAGGCGGTGCACGCTGGGCCTATCTCGCGGCTTGGGCCTATGCGCAGAAGGCACCTGGCGGCAATGCGGAAAAAGCCAAGGAGTTCGTGCGCCAGCTTTATAAGCATGTGCCTGTTCTCGACACCGGTGCGCGCGGTGCCACCACCACCTTCGTACAGCGCGGCATCGGCGATGTCTTGCTGGCCTGGGAAAACGAAGCCCATCTCGCGCTGAAGGAATATGGCGCCGAGAAATTCGAGATCGTCTATCCGAAAGTCTCGATCGTTGCCGAGCCGCCCGTCGCCGTGGTGGACAAGAATGTGGATCGCCACAAGACGCGCGCGGTGGCCGAGGCATATTTGCAATTCCTCTACACCAAGCAGGCTCAGGAAATCGAAGCCAAGAACTTCTACCGCCCGCGCGATCCCGAAGTTTTGAAAGCCTATGCCAAGACTTTCCCGTCGATCCCCCTTTATACCATCGATGATGTGTTCGGAGGCTGGACCAAGGCACAAGCCACGCATTTCGCGGATGGCGGCGTCTTCGACCAGATCTATACGCCGGGCCGCTGA
- a CDS encoding OprO/OprP family phosphate-selective porin produces MTPAKAAALLAGVSLLALAAPAFAAKASSNASSAPQPVAQPNDDRVKALEEQVQGLQDQIIDLKRSTGDQYTDITNQQNALVKVTIANGRPTFTTADGQFSASLRATVQFDWAGYFQDPGKTVTLTPALGRELSSGTNFRRAQFGLDGTVFKNWTYSFIYDFGGSNGAEQQGRVSSAYVQYNGFAPFQIRVGAFAPYIGLEDSSSAADTLFAERSSASELSRNNTGGDGRSAIQIAAVGDDYLAAISYSGSAATTAASFDEQQAINARFAYLLYSDLDTKIVGSLSGVYEFQPPHSVAGAVGATNITLADRPELRVDGTQLINATLDADDLIIGGGELGAVWKNLYAQGGWFNYHVDRRASAFSNPDFSAWYLQAAWVLTGETRVYDASRAAFRNPKPDHPFGLGDGIGAWELAARYSTADLNYDAALAPAAGGIRGGEQKIATAGVHWYPNNVVKVLFDYQHVEINKLNGSAIAAAAPYPAVAAGAPIGQAYNTVNLRVQIAF; encoded by the coding sequence ATGACACCTGCGAAGGCCGCCGCCTTGTTGGCCGGCGTCTCCCTCCTCGCCCTTGCCGCGCCCGCCTTTGCCGCCAAGGCATCATCCAATGCGAGTTCTGCACCGCAGCCGGTAGCGCAACCGAACGATGACCGCGTGAAGGCGTTGGAAGAACAAGTGCAGGGTCTGCAGGATCAGATCATTGACCTGAAGCGCTCCACCGGCGATCAGTATACGGACATCACCAATCAGCAGAATGCCCTGGTGAAGGTGACCATCGCCAATGGACGGCCCACCTTCACGACCGCTGATGGCCAGTTCAGCGCGTCCCTGCGTGCCACCGTGCAATTCGACTGGGCGGGTTATTTCCAGGATCCGGGCAAGACAGTCACTTTGACACCCGCCCTGGGCCGCGAATTGTCGTCGGGTACGAATTTCCGCCGCGCGCAATTCGGGCTCGACGGCACAGTTTTCAAGAACTGGACCTATAGCTTCATTTATGATTTTGGCGGCAGCAATGGCGCCGAGCAGCAGGGCCGCGTCTCTTCGGCCTATGTCCAGTATAATGGTTTCGCGCCGTTCCAAATCCGCGTCGGCGCCTTCGCGCCCTATATCGGACTGGAAGATTCTTCCTCAGCGGCGGATACGCTTTTTGCGGAACGCTCCAGCGCCTCGGAACTGTCGCGCAACAATACCGGCGGCGATGGCCGCTCCGCGATTCAGATCGCGGCAGTGGGCGATGATTATCTCGCCGCCATCAGTTATTCGGGATCGGCCGCGACAACGGCTGCATCGTTCGACGAGCAGCAGGCCATCAACGCGCGCTTCGCCTATCTTCTTTATAGCGACCTCGACACTAAGATCGTGGGCAGCTTGAGTGGTGTTTATGAGTTTCAGCCGCCGCATAGCGTGGCCGGAGCGGTTGGCGCGACCAACATTACATTAGCGGACCGGCCCGAACTTCGGGTCGACGGCACGCAACTTATCAACGCAACGCTTGATGCGGACGATCTTATCATCGGCGGCGGCGAGCTTGGCGCGGTGTGGAAGAACCTCTATGCCCAAGGCGGCTGGTTCAATTACCATGTTGACCGGCGCGCTTCGGCTTTCTCCAACCCCGATTTCTCCGCCTGGTATCTGCAGGCTGCATGGGTTCTTACGGGTGAAACCCGCGTCTATGACGCGAGCCGCGCCGCCTTCCGCAATCCCAAACCCGATCATCCTTTTGGGCTTGGTGACGGCATTGGCGCGTGGGAACTCGCAGCACGTTACAGCACCGCCGATCTGAACTATGATGCGGCACTTGCCCCTGCGGCGGGCGGCATTCGTGGCGGTGAGCAGAAAATCGCCACGGCTGGTGTGCACTGGTATCCTAACAATGTCGTGAAGGTGTTGTTCGACTACCAACATGTAGAGATAAATAAGCTCAACGGTTCGGCAATCGCAGCGGCAGCGCCTTATCCTGCTGTTGCAGCAGGAGCACCTATTGGGCAGGCCTACAACACTGTCAATCTGCGCGTGCAGATCGCCTTTTAG
- a CDS encoding RrF2 family transcriptional regulator yields MLSQKARYALRALFVLGEHNSDEPMMIADVAEKANVPRKFLEQILLEMKRRGIVHSMRGKFGGYTLGRAPEDISFAEVIRVIDGPLALTPCSSRTAYRKCDDCEDEVTCAIRKVLLNVRDATADILEGHTLAHALADRKTASKRRKRAE; encoded by the coding sequence ATGCTTTCCCAAAAGGCCCGGTATGCGCTTCGGGCGCTCTTCGTTCTTGGCGAACACAACAGCGATGAGCCGATGATGATCGCCGATGTCGCCGAAAAAGCGAACGTGCCGCGCAAATTCCTGGAACAGATCCTTTTGGAGATGAAGCGGCGCGGCATTGTCCATTCCATGCGCGGGAAATTCGGCGGCTATACGCTGGGACGCGCGCCGGAAGACATCTCCTTTGCCGAAGTAATCCGCGTGATCGACGGCCCCTTGGCGCTGACGCCCTGCTCCAGCCGCACGGCTTACAGGAAATGCGACGATTGCGAGGATGAAGTGACCTGCGCCATCCGCAAGGTACTGCTCAATGTGCGCGACGCCACCGCGGATATTCTGGAAGGCCACACGCTGGCGCACGCCCTCGCCGACCGCAAAACCGCCAGCAAGCGGCGCAAACGCGCGGAGTGA
- a CDS encoding TonB-dependent receptor domain-containing protein — translation MFFLSKINRFCLYPPCQISQACAMSLKARALLLFAAFGGAALAQPIETIVVTASPPDPVGARAFSAVTLDTRALAAAPQLDVALSQVPGLSLFRRNSSLSANPTTQGVSLRAIAPSGAGRALVTLDGVPQNDPFGGWVIWSALPPEDIAEAEVVRGAGAGPYGAGALTGVIGLKEKREGFEIAASGGALGLRRIAASGGIDIGKLALFASAVKSASDGWVPIAPADRGAADSKLTLDSGSVSLRAEWEPQSGTLISARASVYREARHSGLADTASRTDGVIASFTAAHPISGDDLGWRAQFWLHTSDFAQTSATISLDRATATPSNEQYATPATGWGANAALRGQAFLDWEIGADFRAARGNAKEHAAYSAGAFTLNRVSGGDTLTGGLYLEGARHKDEWLITLGLRADAWQSSNGHVLQTDIASTAVTRTDWEAKTGVLPTARLGIRRDFGGFYLRAAAYEGFRAPSLNELYRPFRLGNNLTQANPALSPETLYGAEIGAGGAFDAFSFDVTLFWNRLHRAITNVTVGQGPVIVPGAGMVPPGGLLIQRRNAGDINAPGIEGNLTYTADPVRLRFGFAFLDQRVHGGSEAPQITGKRPVQAPRLTLTSGLDLPLTRDLTLGATLRYETKRYADDANTLVLGSALNLGARLDYAFSESFGVFVSADNLLNARIATTQSADGLNSYDAPRTISVGLTFRG, via the coding sequence GTGTTTTTCCTGTCAAAGATCAACCGGTTCTGCCTTTACCCGCCGTGCCAGATCAGCCAAGCTTGCGCCATGAGTTTGAAGGCGCGCGCCCTTTTATTGTTTGCCGCCTTTGGCGGAGCCGCGCTGGCACAGCCGATAGAAACGATTGTCGTTACGGCATCTCCGCCTGATCCTGTGGGGGCGAGGGCCTTTTCGGCTGTCACGCTCGATACAAGAGCCTTGGCGGCCGCCCCCCAACTCGATGTGGCGCTCAGCCAGGTGCCGGGGCTGTCGCTCTTCCGCCGCAACTCTTCGCTTTCCGCCAATCCCACCACTCAAGGCGTGTCACTCAGGGCGATTGCGCCTTCTGGGGCGGGCAGGGCGCTGGTGACTTTGGATGGCGTGCCGCAGAACGATCCTTTTGGCGGCTGGGTGATCTGGTCGGCGCTGCCACCAGAGGACATCGCCGAGGCTGAGGTGGTGCGCGGCGCGGGCGCTGGGCCGTATGGCGCGGGCGCGCTCACCGGCGTGATTGGCCTGAAAGAGAAGCGCGAAGGTTTCGAAATCGCCGCGTCCGGCGGCGCGCTGGGTCTGCGCCGTATTGCGGCCTCGGGCGGCATCGATATTGGCAAGCTGGCGCTCTTCGCCTCGGCGGTGAAATCAGCTTCCGACGGCTGGGTGCCGATCGCCCCCGCCGATCGCGGCGCCGCCGACAGCAAGCTCACGCTGGATTCTGGCAGTGTTTCGCTCCGCGCTGAATGGGAGCCACAATCGGGCACATTGATCTCTGCCCGTGCCTCTGTTTACCGCGAGGCGCGCCATTCCGGCCTCGCAGACACCGCCTCACGCACGGATGGCGTGATCGCCAGTTTCACCGCCGCCCATCCCATCTCAGGCGACGATCTTGGCTGGCGGGCGCAGTTCTGGCTGCACACCAGCGATTTTGCGCAAACCTCCGCCACCATCTCGCTGGATCGTGCCACCGCCACGCCTTCGAATGAACAATACGCCACGCCTGCCACCGGCTGGGGTGCGAACGCGGCCTTGCGCGGGCAAGCTTTTCTCGACTGGGAAATCGGCGCCGATTTTCGTGCGGCGCGCGGCAACGCCAAGGAACATGCCGCCTATAGCGCGGGCGCCTTCACCCTCAATCGTGTGTCCGGTGGCGATACGCTGACCGGCGGGCTTTATCTTGAGGGCGCGCGGCACAAGGACGAATGGCTGATTACGCTGGGCTTGCGCGCCGATGCATGGCAATCCTCCAATGGCCACGTCCTCCAGACCGATATTGCTTCCACTGCCGTCACCCGCACGGATTGGGAGGCGAAGACCGGCGTGCTGCCCACCGCGCGCCTCGGCATCCGGCGTGATTTCGGCGGCTTCTATTTGCGCGCCGCCGCCTATGAAGGGTTTCGCGCGCCGTCTCTGAACGAACTCTATCGTCCCTTCCGTCTTGGCAATAATCTCACGCAAGCCAATCCCGCCTTAAGCCCCGAAACGCTTTATGGCGCTGAAATCGGCGCAGGCGGTGCCTTTGATGCCTTCAGCTTCGATGTAACGCTGTTCTGGAACCGCCTGCATCGCGCCATCACCAATGTCACGGTGGGCCAGGGGCCCGTCATTGTGCCGGGCGCGGGCATGGTGCCGCCTGGCGGCCTCCTCATTCAACGGCGCAACGCGGGCGACATCAACGCGCCCGGCATAGAAGGCAATCTCACCTACACCGCCGATCCCGTGCGGCTTCGCTTTGGCTTTGCTTTTCTTGATCAGCGCGTGCATGGCGGAAGCGAGGCGCCACAGATCACCGGCAAACGCCCCGTACAAGCCCCGCGCCTCACCCTCACCAGTGGACTTGATCTCCCCCTCACGCGCGATCTCACGCTCGGCGCTACGCTGCGCTATGAAACCAAACGTTATGCCGATGACGCCAATACGCTCGTGCTCGGCAGTGCGCTCAATCTCGGCGCGCGGCTCGATTATGCGTTCAGTGAAAGCTTCGGTGTTTTCGTGAGCGCGGACAATCTCCTCAACGCCCGCATCGCCACCACGCAAAGCGCCGACGGCCTCAACAGCTACGATGCCCCGCGCACAATCTCGGTAGGGCTGACATTTCGGGGCTAG
- a CDS encoding S9 family peptidase produces MRRVIYALALMAPMAAMAEDIKPAAVVAEGVPAIPEALVRATQPYLEFRTASLVGWNVRTHGIAISTRFGNVAQIHDVAMPLGMRRQITFEADAIAGASYARKTGDVMVVQKDVGGSEFWQLYRLDQGRLVLLTDGKSRNTVNAWSHDGKWLAYTSTRRNGADSDIYVIDPRDPKSDRRVAELKGGGWTLRDFAPDGKSAILANRISITKVDLFRLDLASGAQSAIGDHNKSIAYDEVAYAPDGTLWVTSDEYSDVQRLGRLDPSTGRFTPVAQEKWDVEDFVISDDGRFIAYLTNEAGISRLRLYDVASNTVRLVQALPTGVISGLSVAPWGEIGLTLASAKSPADVWSVDPVTLAAKRWTQSETGGLDPNVNAAPELVSVKSFDGEVVSGFLYRPDPKKFPGKRPLLFSIHGGPESQSRPGFLGRNNYLVNELGIALFLPNVRGSSGYGKRFVSLDNGPDLRENSVKDIGAFLDKLAKDPGIDAARIAETGGSYGGYMCYASAIRYGARLKAANCIVAISNFVTFLENTQSYRRDLRRVEYGDERDPAQRAKLIAISPFTKAKSLHIPLMVQTGGNDPRVPPSEATQMVEAVRANGGPVWHLLAKDEGHGFAKKANQDYAFWASLVFWKRYLLGEAP; encoded by the coding sequence ATGCGCCGTGTGATCTATGCTTTGGCCTTGATGGCGCCGATGGCGGCCATGGCGGAAGATATCAAGCCCGCCGCGGTGGTTGCGGAGGGCGTGCCCGCCATTCCCGAGGCGCTGGTCCGCGCAACCCAGCCTTATCTGGAATTTCGCACCGCATCGCTGGTGGGCTGGAATGTGAGAACCCACGGCATCGCCATCTCCACCCGTTTCGGCAATGTCGCCCAAATTCACGATGTCGCCATGCCGCTCGGCATGCGCCGCCAGATCACCTTTGAAGCCGATGCCATCGCGGGCGCCTCTTATGCCCGCAAAACAGGCGATGTGATGGTGGTGCAGAAGGATGTCGGCGGCAGCGAGTTCTGGCAGCTCTATCGCCTGGACCAGGGGCGCCTCGTGCTGCTCACCGATGGCAAGAGCCGCAACACGGTCAATGCCTGGAGCCATGACGGCAAATGGCTGGCCTACACCTCCACCCGCCGCAACGGGGCCGATAGCGACATCTATGTGATTGATCCGCGTGATCCCAAAAGTGATCGCCGCGTCGCGGAATTGAAGGGCGGTGGCTGGACCCTGCGTGATTTCGCGCCGGACGGAAAATCCGCAATTCTTGCCAACCGTATATCCATCACCAAGGTGGACTTATTCCGCCTCGATCTTGCCAGCGGCGCGCAGAGCGCCATCGGCGATCACAACAAATCCATCGCCTATGATGAGGTGGCCTATGCGCCCGATGGCACGCTCTGGGTGACGAGCGATGAATACAGCGATGTTCAGCGCCTGGGGCGCCTCGATCCGTCAACCGGCCGCTTCACGCCTGTCGCCCAAGAGAAATGGGACGTCGAGGATTTTGTCATCTCCGATGATGGCCGCTTCATCGCATATCTCACCAACGAAGCTGGCATCAGCCGTCTTCGTCTTTACGATGTTGCAAGCAACACGGTCCGTCTAGTTCAGGCTTTGCCCACCGGCGTAATCTCCGGCCTGTCCGTTGCGCCTTGGGGCGAGATCGGGCTGACCCTGGCGTCTGCGAAGTCGCCCGCCGATGTCTGGTCGGTCGATCCGGTGACGCTGGCGGCCAAGCGCTGGACACAGAGCGAGACGGGTGGGCTCGATCCGAACGTCAATGCCGCGCCCGAACTGGTTTCGGTCAAGAGTTTCGATGGTGAGGTCGTGTCGGGCTTTCTCTATCGCCCTGATCCCAAGAAATTCCCTGGTAAGCGTCCTTTGCTTTTCAGCATTCATGGCGGGCCGGAATCGCAAAGCCGCCCGGGCTTTCTCGGCCGCAACAATTACCTGGTGAACGAGCTCGGCATCGCGCTCTTCCTGCCCAATGTGCGCGGCTCGAGCGGCTATGGAAAACGTTTCGTCAGCCTCGATAATGGTCCCGATCTGCGCGAGAACAGCGTCAAGGATATCGGCGCCTTCCTCGACAAGCTGGCTAAGGACCCCGGCATCGATGCGGCTCGTATCGCCGAGACCGGCGGTAGCTATGGCGGCTATATGTGCTATGCGAGTGCCATCCGCTATGGCGCGCGCCTCAAGGCAGCCAACTGCATTGTCGCCATTTCCAACTTCGTCACCTTCCTGGAAAACACGCAGAGCTATCGCCGCGATTTGCGCCGGGTGGAATATGGCGACGAGCGCGATCCCGCTCAGCGCGCCAAATTGATTGCCATCTCACCCTTCACCAAGGCCAAGTCTCTGCATATTCCGCTGATGGTGCAGACCGGCGGCAACGATCCACGTGTTCCGCCGTCGGAAGCAACCCAGATGGTGGAGGCTGTCCGCGCCAATGGTGGACCGGTATGGCATCTTCTCGCCAAGGATGAAGGCCATGGCTTCGCCAAGAAAGCCAATCAGGACTACGCCTTCTGGGCGAGCCTGGTCTTCTGGAAGCGCTATCTTTTAGGGGAGGCGCCGTAA